The following are encoded in a window of Mycobacterium decipiens genomic DNA:
- a CDS encoding DUF3073 domain-containing protein — MGRGRAKAKQTKVARELKYSSPQTDFQRLQRELSGTGAGESDRLAGDGQLDDDSGSDEHDWRR; from the coding sequence ATGGGCCGCGGCCGGGCTAAGGCAAAGCAGACCAAGGTTGCTCGAGAATTGAAATACAGCTCCCCGCAGACCGACTTCCAGCGGCTTCAGCGCGAGCTGTCGGGGACGGGTGCCGGTGAATCCGACCGGTTGGCCGGCGACGGCCAGTTGGACGACGACTCCGGGAGCGACGAGCACGACTGGCGTCGCTAG
- the purM gene encoding phosphoribosylformylglycinamidine cyclo-ligase, whose translation MTDLAKSSGKDPGSRGITYASAGVDIAAGDRAIDLFKPLASKATRPEVRGGLGGFAGLFNLRGDYREPVLAASSDGVGTKLAVAQAMDKHDTVGLDLVAMVVDDLVVCGAEPLFLLDYIAVGRIVPERLNAIVAGIADGCVRAGCALLGGETAEHPGLIEPDHYDISATGVGVVEADDLLGPDRVKPGDVIIAMGSSGLHSNGYSLVRKVLLEIDRMNLAGYVEEFGRTLGEELLEPTRIYAKDCLALAAETRVRTFCHITGGGLAGNLQRVIPHGLVAEADRGTWTPAPVFAMIAQRGRVTRAEMEKTFNMGVGMIAVVAPEDTTRALAVLTARHLDCWVLGTVCKGGKQGPRAKLVGQHPRF comes from the coding sequence ATGACGGATCTCGCAAAAAGCTCCGGTAAGGACCCGGGTAGTCGGGGCATCACCTACGCGTCGGCCGGGGTCGACATTGCAGCCGGTGACCGCGCCATCGACCTGTTCAAGCCGCTCGCCTCGAAGGCCACCAGACCCGAGGTGCGCGGTGGGCTGGGCGGGTTCGCCGGACTGTTCAATCTTCGCGGCGACTACCGCGAACCGGTGCTGGCGGCCTCCAGCGACGGCGTCGGCACCAAACTCGCGGTCGCTCAGGCGATGGATAAGCACGACACCGTTGGTCTGGACCTGGTGGCGATGGTGGTGGACGACCTGGTGGTCTGCGGCGCCGAGCCGCTGTTCCTGCTGGATTACATCGCCGTCGGTCGGATCGTGCCGGAACGCCTCAACGCGATCGTCGCCGGTATCGCCGATGGGTGCGTGCGTGCGGGCTGTGCGCTGCTTGGCGGCGAAACCGCGGAGCACCCGGGTCTTATCGAGCCCGACCACTACGACATCTCTGCCACCGGCGTCGGCGTCGTCGAGGCTGACGATTTGCTGGGGCCCGACCGCGTCAAGCCCGGCGACGTCATCATCGCGATGGGCTCGTCCGGTCTGCATTCCAACGGATACTCGCTGGTCCGCAAGGTGCTGTTGGAGATTGACCGGATGAATCTGGCCGGCTACGTGGAGGAGTTCGGCCGCACGCTAGGCGAAGAGCTCCTGGAGCCGACCCGCATCTACGCCAAAGACTGTTTGGCGTTGGCCGCCGAAACCCGTGTCCGTACCTTCTGCCACATCACCGGTGGCGGGCTCGCCGGCAACCTACAACGGGTCATTCCGCATGGCCTGGTCGCCGAGGCCGACCGCGGCACCTGGACGCCCGCGCCGGTTTTCGCCATGATTGCCCAGCGCGGACGGGTCACGCGCGCGGAGATGGAGAAGACGTTCAACATGGGTGTCGGCATGATCGCCGTCGTCGCTCCCGAAGACACCACCCGCGCCCTGGCCGTCTTGACCGCCCGGCACCTGGACTGCTGGGTGCTGGGAACGGTCTGCAAAGGCGGAAAACAAGGCCCGCGAGCGAAACTGGTTGGGCAGCACCCGAGATTCTAA
- a CDS encoding FABP family protein produces MTSGEDADEGGAGPLDPAGSGDRAVAAAAERAKATAARNIPAFDDLPVPADTANLREGADLNNALLALLPLVGVWRGEGEGRGPDGDYRFGQQIVVSHDGGDYLNWESRSWRLTNTGDYQEPGLREAGFWRFVRDPYDPTESQAIELLLAHSAGYVELFYGQPRTQSSWELATDALARSRSGVLVGGAKRLYGIVEGGDLAYVEERVDADGGLVPHLSARLCRFVG; encoded by the coding sequence GTGACCTCCGGCGAGGACGCGGATGAGGGAGGTGCCGGACCCCTCGATCCTGCCGGCTCCGGCGACCGTGCGGTTGCCGCTGCAGCTGAGCGCGCCAAGGCGACCGCTGCGCGCAATATTCCCGCCTTCGACGATTTGCCGGTTCCCGCTGACACCGCGAATCTGCGCGAAGGCGCCGACCTGAACAACGCGTTGCTGGCGCTGCTGCCGCTGGTCGGCGTGTGGCGCGGCGAGGGCGAGGGACGCGGACCCGACGGCGACTACCGGTTCGGTCAGCAGATCGTGGTCTCGCACGACGGCGGCGACTACCTGAACTGGGAGTCCCGGTCCTGGCGGCTCACCAACACGGGCGACTACCAGGAACCGGGCCTGCGGGAGGCGGGATTCTGGCGCTTCGTCCGCGATCCCTACGATCCGACCGAGTCCCAGGCGATCGAGTTGCTCTTGGCGCATTCGGCCGGCTATGTCGAACTGTTCTACGGCCAGCCGCGCACCCAGTCGTCGTGGGAGTTGGCGACCGATGCGTTGGCCCGCAGTCGGTCTGGCGTGCTGGTCGGCGGCGCCAAACGCCTCTACGGGATCGTCGAAGGTGGAGATCTGGCCTACGTCGAGGAACGGGTTGATGCCGACGGCGGGCTGGTGCCGCATCTATCGGCACGATTGTGCCGGTTCGTCGGGTAA
- a CDS encoding DUF4395 domain-containing protein, with protein sequence MSSSSTPKRVDGVDVRGPRFAAWVTTAVLQIVLIVSAFSPPAAAILLGLQAAVFAVGAFGGPRRHPYGRLFAAVVAPRLGPVREREPVPPLKFAQLVGFVFAVCGVAGFAAGAVVAGVIATAAALLAAFLNAAFGICLGCQLYPLVARLRHTARPA encoded by the coding sequence GTGTCAAGCAGTAGCACCCCCAAGCGGGTGGACGGCGTTGATGTTCGCGGGCCACGGTTCGCTGCCTGGGTCACCACCGCAGTTCTGCAGATCGTCCTGATCGTTTCCGCGTTCAGTCCGCCGGCGGCCGCGATCCTGCTGGGCCTGCAGGCCGCTGTCTTTGCCGTCGGTGCTTTCGGCGGACCCCGCCGGCACCCGTACGGGAGGCTGTTCGCCGCCGTTGTGGCGCCCCGGCTGGGACCGGTCAGGGAACGCGAACCGGTGCCCCCGCTGAAGTTCGCCCAACTGGTCGGCTTCGTCTTCGCAGTCTGCGGCGTTGCCGGGTTCGCCGCCGGCGCCGTCGTGGCGGGTGTGATCGCGACCGCCGCCGCCCTGCTGGCCGCCTTCCTGAACGCGGCGTTCGGCATCTGCCTCGGCTGCCAGCTCTACCCGCTGGTGGCGCGCCTGCGACACACCGCTCGCCCCGCCTGA
- a CDS encoding YgfZ/GcvT domain-containing protein, with translation MPAVPAPDPGPDAGAIWHYGDPLGEQRAGQTDAVLVNRSHRAVLTLNGGDRQTWLHSICTQHVSQLADGASTQNLSLDGQGRVEDHWMQTELGATTYLDTEPWRGEPLLDYLRKMIFWSEVTADAADLAVFSLLGPRLADQPVLDALGLDALPGELAVPLAGGGFVRRTPGTAAGQIELDAVVARGDSADWQRRLTAAGVRPAGVWSFEAHRVAAKRPRLGVDTDERTIPHEVGWIGGPGAGAVHLDKGCYRGQETVARVHNLGRPPRMLVLLHLDGSVQRPSTGDAILAGGRAVGRLGTVVEHVDLGPVALALLKRGLPGDTTLVTGPEAEVAAVIDVESLPPAEEVGAGRRAVERLRDGAR, from the coding sequence GTGCCCGCCGTCCCTGCCCCAGACCCCGGACCCGACGCGGGTGCGATCTGGCACTACGGCGATCCCCTGGGCGAGCAACGCGCGGGGCAAACCGATGCCGTGCTGGTGAACCGATCGCACCGCGCGGTGCTCACCCTGAACGGCGGCGATCGGCAAACCTGGCTGCACAGCATCTGCACGCAACACGTCAGCCAACTGGCCGACGGCGCCAGCACCCAGAATCTCAGCCTGGACGGACAGGGCCGGGTCGAGGACCACTGGATGCAGACCGAGCTGGGCGCTACGACCTACCTCGACACCGAGCCGTGGCGCGGTGAACCGCTGCTGGATTATCTGCGCAAGATGATCTTCTGGTCGGAGGTCACAGCGGATGCCGCTGACCTGGCGGTGTTTTCGCTGCTGGGGCCGCGACTGGCCGATCAGCCGGTACTCGACGCGCTGGGGCTGGACGCCCTGCCCGGCGAGCTGGCGGTGCCGCTCGCCGGCGGCGGCTTTGTGCGCCGGACGCCCGGCACTGCCGCCGGCCAAATCGAACTGGACGCGGTGGTCGCGCGCGGCGATTCCGCCGACTGGCAGCGTCGCCTGACGGCGGCGGGCGTGCGCCCGGCGGGTGTCTGGTCCTTCGAAGCTCACCGGGTGGCGGCCAAGCGCCCGCGGCTCGGCGTCGACACGGACGAACGCACGATCCCGCACGAAGTGGGTTGGATCGGTGGCCCCGGCGCGGGCGCCGTTCACCTGGACAAAGGCTGTTACCGCGGACAAGAGACCGTCGCGCGGGTGCACAACCTGGGTAGACCGCCCCGGATGCTGGTGTTGCTGCATCTCGACGGGTCGGTGCAGCGGCCGTCGACGGGCGATGCGATCCTGGCCGGCGGTCGAGCCGTGGGACGGCTGGGCACGGTGGTCGAACACGTAGATCTGGGGCCGGTGGCGCTGGCCCTGCTCAAACGCGGCCTGCCGGGCGACACCACCCTAGTAACCGGCCCGGAAGCCGAGGTTGCCGCGGTGATCGACGTCGAGTCGCTGCCGCCCGCCGAGGAGGTGGGCGCCGGACGGCGGGCCGTCGAACGGCTACGCGACGGTGCTCGCTGA
- a CDS encoding sulfurtransferase: MARSDVLVSADWAESNLEAANVVFVEVDEDTSAYDGGHIAGAIKLDWRTDLQDPVKRDFVDAQQFSKLLSDRGISNDDTVILYGGNNNWFAAYAYWYFKLYGHDKVKLLDGGRKKWELDGRPLSADPVNRPATSYNAAPPDNTIRAFRDEVIAAINVKNLVDVRSPDEFSGKILAPAHLPQEQSQRPGHIPAAINVPWSRAANEDGTFKSDAELAQLYADAGLDGTKETIAYCRIGERSSHTWFVLRELLGHTNVKNYDGSWTEYGSLVGAPIELGS; the protein is encoded by the coding sequence ATGGCACGCTCCGACGTCCTGGTCTCCGCCGACTGGGCTGAGAGCAATCTAGAAGCCGCCAACGTCGTCTTTGTCGAAGTGGACGAAGACACCAGCGCATACGACGGTGGCCACATCGCCGGCGCGATCAAGCTGGACTGGCGCACCGACTTGCAGGACCCGGTCAAACGCGACTTCGTTGACGCCCAGCAATTCTCCAAACTGCTCAGCGACCGCGGCATCTCCAACGACGACACGGTGATCCTCTACGGCGGCAACAACAACTGGTTCGCCGCCTACGCGTACTGGTATTTCAAGTTGTACGGGCACGACAAGGTCAAGCTGCTCGACGGCGGCCGCAAAAAGTGGGAGCTCGACGGGCGCCCGCTGTCCGCCGACCCGGTAAACCGGCCGGCGACCTCCTACAACGCGGCCCCACCGGACAACACGATCCGGGCGTTCCGGGACGAGGTCATCGCGGCCATCAACGTCAAGAACCTCGTCGACGTGCGCTCTCCCGACGAGTTCTCCGGCAAGATCCTGGCCCCCGCCCACCTGCCGCAGGAACAAAGCCAACGGCCCGGACACATTCCCGCTGCGATCAACGTGCCGTGGAGCCGGGCGGCCAACGAGGACGGCACCTTCAAATCCGATGCCGAGTTGGCCCAGCTGTACGCCGACGCCGGTCTCGACGGGACGAAGGAAACGATTGCCTACTGCCGGATCGGGGAACGGTCATCGCACACCTGGTTCGTGTTGCGGGAATTACTCGGACACACAAACGTCAAGAACTACGACGGCAGTTGGACCGAATACGGCTCCCTGGTGGGTGCCCCGATCGAGTTGGGAAGCTGA
- a CDS encoding thioredoxin family protein, producing MTTVIVASLAAGVLATVAGWLLTRRSGVVREVRPESGPAAGAGAAELGLSKTGPTVVHFSAPWCGPCDRVRRVVEEVCADLGDVAHIEVDLDADPQAARRFSVLSLPTTLIFDMDGRQRYRTSGVPKAADLRSALKPLLA from the coding sequence ATGACGACCGTGATCGTCGCTTCCCTAGCGGCGGGAGTGCTAGCGACCGTTGCCGGCTGGTTGCTGACCCGGCGCTCCGGAGTCGTCCGGGAGGTTCGCCCGGAATCGGGACCGGCGGCCGGCGCGGGCGCCGCCGAACTGGGCCTATCGAAGACCGGACCGACCGTCGTGCATTTCAGCGCGCCATGGTGCGGGCCATGCGACCGGGTGCGCCGGGTGGTCGAAGAAGTCTGTGCCGATCTGGGCGATGTTGCGCACATCGAGGTCGACCTGGACGCCGATCCGCAGGCCGCGCGACGGTTCTCCGTACTTTCGCTGCCCACCACGCTGATCTTCGATATGGACGGGCGACAGCGTTACCGGACCTCCGGGGTCCCCAAGGCCGCCGACCTGCGGTCCGCCCTGAAACCGCTGTTGGCTTGA
- a CDS encoding Ms5788A family Cys-rich leader peptide yields MPLGKLSDVPARLEPMLTKRRAVDLCRIAGCCCCCSC; encoded by the coding sequence ATGCCATTGGGTAAGCTGTCCGACGTGCCAGCCCGCCTTGAGCCGATGCTCACCAAGCGCCGCGCAGTTGATCTGTGCCGCATCGCGGGTTGTTGCTGTTGCTGTAGCTGCTGA
- the purF gene encoding amidophosphoribosyltransferase yields MTVQQPEQDLNSPREECGVFGVWAPGEEVAKLTYYGLYALQHRGQEAAGIAVADGSQVLVFKDLGLVSQVFDEQTLAAMQGHVAIGHCRYSTTGDTTWENAQPVFRNTTAGTGVALGHNGNLVNAAALAARARDAGLMARRGAAPATTDSDILGALLAHGAADSTLEQAALELLPTVRGAFCLTFMDENTLYACRDPYGVRPLSLGRLDRGWVVASETAALDIVGASFVRDIEPGELLAIDADGVRSTHFANPTPKGCVFEYVYLARPDSTIAGRSVHAARVEIGRRLARECPVDADLVIGVPESGTPAAVGYAQESGVPYGQGLMKNAYVGRTFIQPSQTIRQLGIRLKLNPLKEVIRGKRLIVVDDSIVRGNTQRALVRMLREAGAVELHVRIASPPVKWPCFYGIDFPSPAELIANAVESEDEMLEAVRHAIGADSLGYISLRGMVAASEQPTSRLCTACFDGKYPIELPSETALGKNVIEHMLANAARGAGLGDLAADEVPVGR; encoded by the coding sequence GTGACCGTCCAGCAACCCGAGCAAGACCTGAACTCGCCGCGGGAAGAGTGTGGTGTGTTCGGGGTCTGGGCCCCGGGCGAAGAAGTCGCCAAACTCACCTACTACGGCCTGTACGCGTTGCAGCATCGCGGCCAGGAAGCCGCCGGAATCGCCGTCGCCGATGGATCCCAGGTGCTGGTCTTCAAAGACCTGGGTCTGGTCAGCCAGGTGTTCGATGAGCAGACGTTGGCGGCCATGCAGGGCCACGTTGCGATCGGGCACTGTCGTTACTCGACCACGGGCGACACGACGTGGGAGAACGCCCAGCCGGTGTTCCGCAACACCACCGCGGGCACCGGTGTTGCGTTGGGACACAACGGGAATCTGGTCAACGCCGCTGCGCTTGCCGCTCGTGCCCGTGACGCGGGGTTGATGGCGCGGCGCGGCGCGGCTCCGGCCACGACGGATTCGGACATTCTGGGCGCGCTGCTGGCCCACGGTGCGGCCGACTCCACCCTCGAACAGGCGGCGCTGGAACTGCTGCCGACCGTACGGGGAGCGTTCTGTTTGACGTTCATGGACGAAAACACGCTGTACGCGTGCCGCGACCCGTACGGGGTGCGCCCACTGTCGCTCGGCCGTCTGGATCGCGGCTGGGTGGTGGCCTCCGAAACAGCCGCGCTCGACATCGTCGGCGCCTCGTTCGTCCGCGACATCGAACCGGGTGAATTGCTGGCCATCGACGCCGACGGGGTGCGGTCCACGCACTTTGCCAACCCCACGCCCAAGGGCTGCGTCTTCGAATACGTCTACCTGGCGCGGCCGGACAGCACCATCGCTGGGCGATCAGTGCACGCCGCGCGGGTGGAGATCGGTCGCCGACTGGCCCGGGAATGCCCGGTCGACGCGGACTTGGTGATCGGTGTGCCGGAATCCGGCACACCCGCCGCGGTTGGATACGCGCAGGAGTCCGGCGTCCCATATGGGCAGGGGCTGATGAAAAACGCCTACGTCGGGCGCACCTTCATCCAGCCGTCACAGACCATCCGCCAGCTCGGCATCCGGCTGAAGCTCAACCCGCTCAAAGAGGTGATCCGCGGCAAGCGGCTCATCGTCGTCGACGACTCGATAGTGCGGGGCAACACACAGCGTGCGTTGGTGCGGATGCTGCGCGAGGCCGGTGCGGTGGAGCTGCATGTGCGCATCGCCTCGCCACCGGTGAAGTGGCCGTGCTTCTACGGCATCGACTTCCCCTCGCCGGCCGAGTTGATCGCGAATGCCGTTGAAAGCGAGGACGAGATGCTTGAGGCGGTGCGGCACGCCATCGGTGCCGACTCGCTGGGCTACATCTCGCTGCGGGGCATGGTCGCCGCATCCGAGCAGCCCACGTCGCGGCTGTGCACCGCGTGCTTCGACGGCAAGTATCCGATAGAGCTGCCGAGCGAGACCGCGTTGGGCAAGAACGTGATCGAGCACATGCTGGCCAACGCGGCGCGCGGGGCCGGGCTGGGTGATCTCGCTGCCGATGAAGTCCCCGTCGGGCGCTGA
- a CDS encoding DUF1416 domain-containing protein, whose amino-acid sequence MCSGPKQGLTLPASVDLEKETVITGRVVDRDGQAVGGAFVRLLDSSYEFTAEVVASATGDFRFFAAPGSWTLRALSAAGNGDAVVEPSGAGIHEVDVKIA is encoded by the coding sequence ATGTGCTCTGGACCTAAGCAAGGGCTGACGCTGCCGGCCAGCGTCGACCTGGAGAAGGAAACCGTGATCACGGGCCGCGTCGTGGACCGCGACGGCCAAGCCGTGGGCGGCGCGTTCGTGCGCCTGCTGGACTCGTCCTACGAGTTCACCGCGGAGGTCGTCGCGTCGGCCACCGGCGACTTCCGGTTCTTCGCCGCGCCCGGATCCTGGACACTGCGCGCCTTGTCGGCGGCCGGTAACGGCGACGCAGTGGTGGAGCCGTCGGGCGCGGGCATCCACGAGGTGGACGTCAAGATCGCCTGA
- a CDS encoding sterol carrier family protein, producing MSARGRADPAKTRQVVLALADWLRDETLPAPDTDELAVAVRLTARTLAALAPGASVEVRIPPFAAVQCISGPRHTRGTPPNVVETDPRTWLLLATGLLRLAEARDTGALNLSGSRAGEIQAWLPLVRLG from the coding sequence ATGAGCGCCCGCGGTAGAGCCGATCCGGCCAAGACTCGGCAGGTCGTGCTGGCACTTGCGGACTGGTTGCGGGACGAAACGCTGCCGGCACCCGACACTGACGAGCTGGCGGTGGCGGTCCGGCTCACCGCCCGCACGCTCGCGGCGCTGGCTCCCGGGGCCAGTGTCGAGGTCCGGATCCCGCCGTTCGCCGCGGTGCAATGCATTTCCGGGCCCAGGCACACTCGCGGCACACCCCCCAACGTCGTGGAGACCGACCCGCGCACCTGGCTACTGCTGGCCACCGGGCTGTTGCGGCTGGCGGAGGCCAGGGACACCGGTGCGCTAAACCTCTCGGGCTCGCGGGCCGGTGAGATCCAAGCGTGGCTTCCGCTGGTGCGTCTGGGTTGA
- the lmeA gene encoding mannan chain length control protein LmeA produces the protein MRMRKVLIGVTAAAIVVAVVVVGAVGADFGASIYAEYRLSTNVRKAANLGSDPFVAILGFPFIPQAMREHYAELEIKAFAVEHAVVGTATLEATMTSIDLSYASWLIRPDAKLPVGKLESRIIIDSMHLGRYLGISDLMVQAPRQESNDATGGTTESGISGNRGLVFSGTPRSANFDHRVSVLVDLSIASDDQATLVFTPTAVVTGPDTADQPVPDDKRDAVLHAFASRLPDQKLPFGVAPNTVGARGSDVIIEGITQGVTISLDGFKQS, from the coding sequence ATGCGGATGCGTAAGGTGCTGATCGGTGTCACCGCAGCGGCGATCGTCGTGGCCGTCGTCGTGGTCGGTGCCGTCGGCGCCGACTTCGGCGCCAGCATCTACGCCGAGTACCGGCTCTCCACCAATGTGCGCAAGGCGGCAAACCTGGGGTCGGACCCGTTCGTCGCCATCCTGGGGTTCCCGTTCATCCCGCAGGCGATGCGCGAACACTACGCTGAGCTGGAAATCAAAGCATTCGCCGTCGAGCACGCCGTAGTCGGCACAGCCACCCTCGAGGCCACCATGACCTCGATCGACCTGTCCTATGCGTCCTGGCTGATCAGGCCCGACGCAAAGCTCCCGGTCGGGAAGCTGGAGAGCCGCATCATCATCGACTCCATGCATCTGGGCCGCTACCTGGGCATTAGCGACCTCATGGTGCAGGCACCCCGCCAGGAGAGCAACGACGCCACCGGCGGCACTACCGAGTCCGGGATATCCGGCAACCGCGGGCTGGTGTTCAGCGGCACGCCCAGATCGGCCAACTTCGATCACCGGGTCAGCGTGTTGGTAGACCTGTCCATCGCCTCCGACGACCAAGCCACACTGGTCTTCACCCCCACCGCCGTCGTGACCGGGCCGGACACCGCGGACCAACCGGTTCCGGACGACAAGCGGGATGCGGTGCTACACGCCTTCGCCAGCAGGCTCCCCGACCAGAAGCTGCCGTTCGGGGTGGCGCCGAACACCGTGGGGGCGCGCGGCTCCGACGTCATCATCGAGGGCATTACCCAGGGAGTAACGATCTCACTGGACGGGTTTAAACAATCATGA
- a CDS encoding aminodeoxychorismate lyase, whose amino-acid sequence MVVTLDGEILEPGMPLLHADDLAAVRGDGVFETLLVRDGGACLVGAHLQRLTQSAKLMDLPVPDLPSWRHAIKVATQRWVAGTDDEGALRLIYSRGREGGSAPTAYVMVNPVPERVAGARRDGVAAIMLDRGLPANGVDAMPWLMASAKTLSYAVNMAVLRHAVRQGAGDVIFVSTDGYVLEGPRSTVVIAVDGDSTNGGAGNPCLLTPPPWYPILRGTTQQALFEVARAKGYDCDYRALRVADLFAAQGVWLVSSMTLAARVHTLDGRRLPRAPIADAFAELVDAAIVSDR is encoded by the coding sequence GTGGTCGTCACGCTTGACGGTGAGATCCTCGAGCCGGGTATGCCGCTGCTGCACGCCGATGACCTTGCCGCGGTGCGGGGCGATGGTGTCTTCGAGACGCTGCTGGTCCGCGACGGTGGGGCCTGTCTGGTTGGGGCGCACCTACAGCGGCTGACCCAATCGGCCAAACTGATGGACCTTCCCGTACCGGATCTCCCTAGTTGGCGGCACGCGATCAAGGTAGCCACCCAGCGATGGGTGGCTGGCACCGATGACGAGGGCGCGCTGCGGTTGATCTACAGCCGCGGTCGGGAAGGCGGCTCGGCGCCGACGGCCTATGTCATGGTCAATCCGGTCCCCGAGCGCGTTGCCGGGGCGCGCCGCGACGGCGTGGCGGCGATCATGCTGGATCGCGGTTTGCCGGCCAACGGTGTCGACGCGATGCCCTGGCTGATGGCCAGCGCCAAGACACTGTCCTACGCGGTGAACATGGCCGTCCTGCGCCACGCCGTTCGGCAGGGCGCCGGCGACGTCATCTTCGTCAGCACGGATGGCTACGTGCTGGAAGGTCCACGCTCGACGGTGGTGATCGCCGTCGACGGCGACTCAACCAACGGGGGGGCCGGTAACCCCTGCTTGCTGACGCCGCCCCCGTGGTATCCGATTCTGCGCGGCACCACCCAACAAGCGCTCTTCGAAGTGGCCCGCGCGAAGGGCTACGACTGCGACTACCGCGCGCTACGGGTCGCTGACCTCTTTGCCGCGCAAGGGGTTTGGTTGGTATCAAGCATGACGCTGGCCGCCCGCGTGCACACCCTGGATGGGCGGCGACTGCCGCGTGCCCCGATCGCTGATGCCTTTGCGGAGCTGGTGGACGCCGCAATCGTCAGCGATCGGTGA